Within the Acidipropionibacterium acidipropionici genome, the region AGGACAAACTGGCGGCCGTGACCGGGGCCCTGGGGCCGGTCATGATGGTCGGCGACGGCGTCAATGACGCCCCGGTGCTGGCCGCCGCCGATATCGGCGTCGCGATGGGGGCCAAGGGTTCGGCGGCCGCCGTCGAGTCCGCCGACGTCATCATCATGGAGGACGACCTGCTGCGGGTCGGCGCAGCCGTGGAGATCGGCCGTCGCACCGTCTCGGTGGCCCGTCAGGCCATCGGCATCGGGATCGGGCTGTCCCTGGCCCTGATGATCGTCGGGGCCTCCGGCGTGATGCCGCCGGTGATCGGGGCCGGGGCCCAGGAACTCGTCGACCTCACCTGCATCCTGTGGGCCCTGGGATCGGCCCGGCCCTCCCGCCGCCCGACGAGAACCGTCGAGATCCGGCCGGCCGAGGGCACCGGGACGACCGCGGTGGCCGAGTCCGGGGCCCGGACGGTAACGTCGGGGGCCCGGGCCGACCGGAGGGTCGGCGCACCGAGCGGCGAGTGGCGCCCGCGGGACCGGGACGAGGAGAGAACGCCATCGTGACCGCACCCCACCTCACGCCCGGGCACGCCGGGCCGCTGGATGCTGCAGGACTCGCCGACGCCGCGACGCTGGAGCTGGTCGTGTGCGACATGGACGGCACCCTGCTCGAGGGCGACGGCTCCGTCCCCGACGGGCTGTGGCCCTTGCTCGACCGCCTGGAGGGCCGCGGCATCCTCTTCGCCCCGGCCAGCGGCCGCCAGTACGCCACCCTCGCGGCCATGTTCGGTGCCCGACCCGGCATGCCCTTCATCGCCGAGAACGGCACCTTCGTGGTGCGCGACGGGGCCACCCTCAGCGCCTCGGTGATCGACCCCGGCTTCGTCGCCCGGACGGTGACCCTGCTGCGCCGGCTCGCCCGGGCCGGCCGCGATCTCGGCGCCGTGCTGTGCGGCACCAGGACCGCCTACATCGAACGGTCCGACGAGCCCTTCCGCGACGCCGTCGCGCCGTATTACCGCAGCAACGAGGTGGTCGCCGACCTCACCGGCGTCCAGGACGACATCATCAAGATCGCGGTCTACGACTTCGGGGACGCCGAGACCGGGGCCCTGCCCGCCCTCGAGGCGGGGGCCGAGGGTCACAAGGTGACCCTCTCCACCCCCCACTGGCTCGACGTGAGCAACGCCGACGCCACCAAGGGGCGGGCGCTGGCAGCCCTCCAGAAGGCGCTGGGAATCCCGGCGTCGCGGACCGCGGTCTTCGGCGACTACCTCAACGACCTGGACATGCTAGAGCACGCCGGGCTGTCCTTCGCGATGGCCAACGGCCACCCCGACCTCATCGGTCGAGCCCGCTTCATCGCCCCGGCCAACACCGACCACGGCGTCATCACCACCCTGAACCGGCTGCTTGAGGCGACCCGCCCCGGCGACGAGGATGGGTCCTGACCACAGGTCCACGTCACGCAGGAGGATCCGGCATGTCACTTCCCACCCTCACCTCCCATTCCGGGCTCGAACTGCCCGCCATCGGGTTCGGCACCTACAAACTCAACGGCGAGGCCGGCATCAGAGCCGTGCACGCCGCCATCGACAACGGGTACACGCTGCTCGACTCTGCCTTCAACTACGAGAACGAGGGCGCCGTCGGCCGCGCGGTGACCACCAGCGGACACGACCGCTCAGGACTCATCGTGACCTCGAAGCTGCCGGGCCGCCATCACCGTCACGACGAGGCGCTGCGCACCGTCGAGGAGAGCGTCTACCGCACCGGCCTGGACGCCCTCGACCTCTACCTCATCCACTGGCCGAACCCGAAGGTCGGCCTCTACGTGGAGGCCTGGCAGGCTCTCATCGACGCCCGGGAGCGCGGGCTGCTGAGGGCCATCGGGGTGTGCAACTTCCTGCCCGAGCATCTGGAGCGTCTCGAGACCGCCACCGGTGTGCTGCCGGACGTCAACCAGATCGAGATCCATCCGTACTTCCCGCAGGCCGAGGCGCTGGCCTATGACGCCGAGCACGGGATCCTCACCGAGGCGTGGAGCCCGATCGGGCGGGGCAACGACGTGCTGTCCCAGCCGGTGATCGGAGAGATCGCCGCGGCCCACGACGCCACCCCGGCCCAGGTGGTGCTGGCCTGGCATGTGGGGCGCGGGGCGATCCCGCTGCCGAAGGCGGCGACCCCCTCCCGCCAGGTCGAGAACCTGGCAGCGGCCGACCTGAAGCTGAGCTCCGCAGAGATCGACGCCGTCACCGCCCTGGGACGTGCCGACGGACGGCTGGCCGATCAGGATCCCGCGGTCTACGAGGAGTTCTGAGTCACAGCAGCCCGTGCCTGCGGGCCTGGGCGCGCAGCTCCTCACGGACGTCGGGATGGGCTGCGCGCTCGATGAGCCTCTCGGCCTGCTCGGCCTCGTGGTGGTACAGCAGCTCGGCGACGCCGTTCTCGGTGATCACCGCGGTGGGCTGGGAATAGGTCGCCGGCCCCGACAGCTGACCGATGATCGTCGATGCGTCGCGGTGGCGGCTGCGCAACGCCACCAGCGACTGGCCCCCGGCCGAGTGCATCGCCCCCGCCTGGAAGTCCGTCGAGCCAGCCGTGCCCGAGTAGATCCGGTCGCCGAACCGTGAGGCGTTGACCTGGCCGAAGAGGTCGACCTGCAGGGCGCTGTGGATGCTCACGAAGCTCGGCAGCGCCGCGATGGAGGCCGGGTTGTTGGTCTTCTCGCAGCGCAGCAGCCTGATTCGCGGGTTGTCGTCGGCCCATTCGTAGAGCTCCTGGCTGCCCAGCACCGAGGACCCGGTCATCTGGCGGCGGGGCACCAGGGCGCCGGCCCGGTCGAGGTCCATCGCGGCGTCGGTGATCATCCCGGTCCACACCCGCAGGTTGTGGCGGGTCCGCAGGCCGTGGGCGGCGGCGTCGGGGATCTTGCCGATGCCGATCTGGATGGTGGCGCCGTCGGCGACCCGGGAGGCGACGAGTTCGCCGATGCTCATCACCTCGTCGTCCAGGTCGACCGGGGGCACCGGGATGAGCGGTTCGTCCACCTCGACGGCGAGGTCGATGACGTCATCGGCCAGCACCGCGTCTCCCCGGGTGAAGGGCATCCGGGGGTTGATCTGGGCGATGATCGGCACTCCGCGGCGTCGGGCGTTCTCGACGGCCGAGGCCATCAGTTGAACCTCGAGGCCCATCGAGACCACATGGTTGCGGGGGGTGGTGGTGTGCAGCACCACCAGGTCGGGGGGACAGCTGGTGGCGAACAGCAGCGAGGCGGTGCTCAGCGGCACCGGGAAGTAGCGCACCCGCCCGGCGGCCCGTGAGCCCGGCCCGAGGAAGACCGTCTCGTGGGTGACCCCTTCACGGGCCGGAACCCCCTCGGGGGCGTTGACGCAGAACAGATTCCAGCGCTCCAGGCGCGAGTCCAGGGCGCCCAGCAGCGCCAGGGGGGAGGCGCCGCCCCCGGGAGACACGACGCGGGGGACGGCGGGCAGCGCGGAGAGGGTCCGGTCCAGCTCGTCGATGCTGATGAGGCGCATGGCCACAACGCTATCGGGCCGGGGCCTGTTCGGCGTCCGCTGTCTCGAGTCCCATCCCGACGCGCTGGAGGTCTCGCGGGCCTGAGACGGGGCGGCGCTGGTGGCAGAATCGGTCCCGATGCCACGCCAGCCAGCTTCACGAACCGAACCCGTCGGGCCTGGAGTCGGGGTGGTCGAGACCCGGTACGCCACCGTCGCCGATCCCGACCACCCCCTCCAGCTCGTCTCCGGGGACCACCTCGACCATGTCGAGGTGGCCTACGAGACCTACGGCACCCTGTCGCCCGCCCGCGACAACGCCGTCTACATCTGTCATGCCCTCACCGGCGACGCCCACGCCGCAGGCACCCACGAGGGCGAGACCAGGCCGGGCTGGTGGGACAACATCATCGGGCCGGGACGGGCCATCGACACCGACCGGTGGTTCGTGGTGTCCTCCAACCTGCTGGGCGGCTGTTCGGGCACCACCGGGCCCACCTCCGTGAACCCGGCCACCGGGCAGGTGTGGGGCACCGCGTTCCCGCAGATCGACATGCACGACTTCGTGGAGGTGCACCTGCGGCTGGCCGCCCACCTGGGCATCGAGCACTTCCACGCGGTGGTCGGCGGGTCGATGGGCGGCATGCAGGCCCTCGACTGGTCGCTGACCCACCCCGACACCCTCGACAATGCCGTCATCGTGGCCGCCTCCAGCAGGCTCACCGCCCAGAACATCGCCTTCTCCGCGGTGGGACGCGAAGCCATCGTGCGCGACCGCGACTTCGCCGACGGGCACTACCTGGACGCCGACCGGCGCCCCGACACCGGCCTGTCGATCGCCCGGATGCTGGCCCACATCACCTACCTGTCGGAGGACGCCTTCGCGGAGAAGTTCGGACGTGCCCACCAGTACGGCCAGACCCGCCGCGGATTCGGGGTGGACTTCGCGGTCGAGAGCTACCTGGATCATCAGGGGGAGACCTTCCTCACCCGCTTCGATCCGCTGAGCTACATCTACCTCACCCGGGTGATGGACTACTTCGACCCCTTCGGGGTCACCGGCGCCACCGACCTGGTGGTCGCCGATCCGGTGAACTACCTGGTGGTCTGCTTCGACACCGACTGGCGGTTCTCCCCGGCACACTCGCGCCGGATCGTCCGCCATCTGGAGGGGGCCGGGCTGCCTGCCAGCTTCTTCACCATCGCCTCATCCTGGGGCCACGACTCCTTCCTCATGAAGCTGGACCCCTACCACGACCTGGTACGGGCCTTCCTCGAGGTGCCGGCGGCCCGGCGCACCGATCGGGCCTCGCGTCGGGCCCCCCACTACGACGGCCACATCTGCACCAGGGAGGTCGACCGGTGAGCGACGTGAACGGGCTGCGCCCGGATCAGGAGATCATCTCGACGCTGGTGCCCACCGGCTCGCGGGTCCTGGACCTGGGCTGCGGGGACGGCGTCCTGCTGAGGC harbors:
- the metX gene encoding homoserine O-acetyltransferase MetX; translation: MPRQPASRTEPVGPGVGVVETRYATVADPDHPLQLVSGDHLDHVEVAYETYGTLSPARDNAVYICHALTGDAHAAGTHEGETRPGWWDNIIGPGRAIDTDRWFVVSSNLLGGCSGTTGPTSVNPATGQVWGTAFPQIDMHDFVEVHLRLAAHLGIEHFHAVVGGSMGGMQALDWSLTHPDTLDNAVIVAASSRLTAQNIAFSAVGREAIVRDRDFADGHYLDADRRPDTGLSIARMLAHITYLSEDAFAEKFGRAHQYGQTRRGFGVDFAVESYLDHQGETFLTRFDPLSYIYLTRVMDYFDPFGVTGATDLVVADPVNYLVVCFDTDWRFSPAHSRRIVRHLEGAGLPASFFTIASSWGHDSFLMKLDPYHDLVRAFLEVPAARRTDRASRRAPHYDGHICTREVDR
- a CDS encoding acetyl-CoA hydrolase/transferase family protein produces the protein MRLISIDELDRTLSALPAVPRVVSPGGGASPLALLGALDSRLERWNLFCVNAPEGVPAREGVTHETVFLGPGSRAAGRVRYFPVPLSTASLLFATSCPPDLVVLHTTTPRNHVVSMGLEVQLMASAVENARRRGVPIIAQINPRMPFTRGDAVLADDVIDLAVEVDEPLIPVPPVDLDDEVMSIGELVASRVADGATIQIGIGKIPDAAAHGLRTRHNLRVWTGMITDAAMDLDRAGALVPRRQMTGSSVLGSQELYEWADDNPRIRLLRCEKTNNPASIAALPSFVSIHSALQVDLFGQVNASRFGDRIYSGTAGSTDFQAGAMHSAGGQSLVALRSRHRDASTIIGQLSGPATYSQPTAVITENGVAELLYHHEAEQAERLIERAAHPDVREELRAQARRHGLL
- a CDS encoding HAD-IIB family hydrolase; translated protein: MTAPHLTPGHAGPLDAAGLADAATLELVVCDMDGTLLEGDGSVPDGLWPLLDRLEGRGILFAPASGRQYATLAAMFGARPGMPFIAENGTFVVRDGATLSASVIDPGFVARTVTLLRRLARAGRDLGAVLCGTRTAYIERSDEPFRDAVAPYYRSNEVVADLTGVQDDIIKIAVYDFGDAETGALPALEAGAEGHKVTLSTPHWLDVSNADATKGRALAALQKALGIPASRTAVFGDYLNDLDMLEHAGLSFAMANGHPDLIGRARFIAPANTDHGVITTLNRLLEATRPGDEDGS
- a CDS encoding aldo/keto reductase, translating into MSLPTLTSHSGLELPAIGFGTYKLNGEAGIRAVHAAIDNGYTLLDSAFNYENEGAVGRAVTTSGHDRSGLIVTSKLPGRHHRHDEALRTVEESVYRTGLDALDLYLIHWPNPKVGLYVEAWQALIDARERGLLRAIGVCNFLPEHLERLETATGVLPDVNQIEIHPYFPQAEALAYDAEHGILTEAWSPIGRGNDVLSQPVIGEIAAAHDATPAQVVLAWHVGRGAIPLPKAATPSRQVENLAAADLKLSSAEIDAVTALGRADGRLADQDPAVYEEF